Within Amycolatopsis sp. FDAARGOS 1241, the genomic segment TCGCATCGATGCGCCGGACCGGTCGCCGGGCGTGGGCCGTGCTCGGCGTGATGGGCGAACTCGGCGCCGACTCCGTGAGCGAGCACGACTCGATCGGCCGCCTGGTAGTACGCCTCAACATCGACAAGCTGGTCGTCGTCGGCGACGAGGCCGCGCCGATGCACCAGGGCGCCTCCCAGGAGGGTTCCTGGAACGAGGAGTCGCTGCAGGTACCCGATGGCGAGGCCGCCGTGGCCCTGCTGCATGATCAGCTCCGTCCCGGGGACGTCGTGCTGGTCAAGGCCTCCAACGCCGCCGGGCTCTGGCGGGTGGCCGAGGCGCTGCTCACCGGCGCCGAAGAAGTCTCAGAATCCCCCTCCCCGTCCTCTGAACGCTCGAACGGTGGTCACGCGTGATCAACATCCTGATCGCGGCCGCGGCGGGCCTGCTGGTCTCCATCCTGCTCACGCCCTACCTGATCCGGGTCTTCTCCCGGCAGGGCTTCGGGCAGGAGATCCGCGAAGAAGGCCCGCAGGGTCACAAGTCCAAGCGCGGCACCCCGACCATGGGTGGCGTGGCGATCATCATCGCGATGGTCGTCGGCTACTTCGTCGCGCACCTGATCAGCTGGCTCGGCGGCTCCCACAGTTCGGCGCCGTCGGCCTCCGGCCTGCTGGTGCTGATGCTGGCCGTGGGGCTGGGCGTCGTCGGGTTCCTCGACGACTTCATCAAGATCCGCAAGCAGCGCAACCTTGGCCTGAACAAGACGGCCAAGCTCGTCGGCCAGCTCGTGGTCACGGTCCTGTTCGCGGTGCTGTCGCTGCAGTTCGCCGACGAGCACGGGCTGACGCCGGCGTCGCAGAGCCTGTCGTACGTGCGCGACCTCACGCTGATCACGTTCCCGTCGGTCGTGTTCGTGATCTTCTGCTACGTGGTCATCTCCGGGTGGTCGAACGCGGTGAACTTCACCGACGGCCTCGACGGCCTGGCCGGTGGCGCGGCGGCAATGGTGCTCGCGACCTACGTGGTCATCTCGTTCTGGCAGGCGCGCCTGTCCTGCGCCGACGGCCCCGCGGCCGCCTGCTACGACGTCCGCGACCCGCTCGACCTCGCGGTGGTGGCCGCCGCCGCGACGGGTGCGTGCGTCGGCTTCCTCTGGTGGAACGCCGCGCCCGCCAAGATCTTCATGGGCGACACCGGTTCGCTCGCCCTCGGCGGGCTCGTCGCCGGCCTGTCGATGACCACCCGCACCGAACTGCTCGCCATCGTGATCGGCGGCCTGTTCATGGTCGAGATGATCTCGGTGGTCACCCAGATCGCGGTGTTCCGCACGACCCGGCGAAGGCTCTTCCGGATGGCGCCCTTCCACCACCACT encodes:
- the mraY gene encoding phospho-N-acetylmuramoyl-pentapeptide-transferase, with the translated sequence MINILIAAAAGLLVSILLTPYLIRVFSRQGFGQEIREEGPQGHKSKRGTPTMGGVAIIIAMVVGYFVAHLISWLGGSHSSAPSASGLLVLMLAVGLGVVGFLDDFIKIRKQRNLGLNKTAKLVGQLVVTVLFAVLSLQFADEHGLTPASQSLSYVRDLTLITFPSVVFVIFCYVVISGWSNAVNFTDGLDGLAGGAAAMVLATYVVISFWQARLSCADGPAAACYDVRDPLDLAVVAAAATGACVGFLWWNAAPAKIFMGDTGSLALGGLVAGLSMTTRTELLAIVIGGLFMVEMISVVTQIAVFRTTRRRLFRMAPFHHHFELAGWAETTVIIRFWLLSAICCMFGLGLFYSEQLGVGS